In one Vidua chalybeata isolate OUT-0048 chromosome 4, bVidCha1 merged haplotype, whole genome shotgun sequence genomic region, the following are encoded:
- the MCUB gene encoding calcium uniporter regulatory subunit MCUb, mitochondrial isoform X2: protein MWNWSSHTAGYSGVDGQVRLWRHTGGWRGREGKPYSTLVPSDEVTINYRHGLPVITLMLPSRSERCQFTVKPVVTTVGAFLQDVQREDKGIERAEVFATDGSKVSDATLMEVLLKNDFKLVINNTAYSVSPPVKDKLSSEHATDVEDIKSLVHRLFVALHLEDHQIRKERELLQKLDHLKEQLLPLEQMKARIMESADAKTSRLLWVGLALMSTQGGALAWLTWWVYSWDIMEPVTYFITYGSAMAFYAYFVLTKQDYIYPHAKDRQFLHYFYRKSKKQRFNVEQYNKLKDDLAEAEESLRRLRQPLRLRLPIQEINDKD, encoded by the exons GTGAGGCTCTGGAGGCACACCGGAGGTTGGAGGGGCCGGGAAGGAAAGCCTTACAGCACGCTGGTGCCATCTGATG AAGTAACTATTAATTACAGACATGGTCTTCCTGTGATAACTCTTATGCTGCCCTCAAGAAGTGAACGCTGTCAGTTCACTGTCAAGCCAGTAGTGACCACTGTAGGAGCATTCCTGCAGGATGTGCAAAGAGAAGATAAAGGAATTGAGAGAGCTGAAGTCTTTGCAACAG ATGGTAGCAAGGTCTCTGATGCAACCTTAATGGAGGTCTTATTGAAGAATGACTTTAAGCTTGTTATCAACAACACAGCATACAGTGTGTCACCTCCTGTAAAAG ataagCTGAGTAGTGAGCACGCTACTGATGTGGAAGATATCAAATCGTTGGTTCACAGACTGTTTGTGGCTCTACATTTAGAAGATCATCAGAtcaggaaagagagagaattgCTACAGAAGCTGGACCATCTGAAAGAACAGCTGCTGCCTCTTGAACAG atgaAAGCCAGAATCATGGAGAGTGCAGATGCAAAAACCTCCAGGCTTTTATGGGTTGGCCTAGCCCTGATGTCAACTCAGGGGGGAGCGCTGGCATGGCTCACGTGGTGGGTCTACTCGTGGGACATCATGGAGCCAGTCACGTACTTCATCACCTACGGGAGTGCCATGGCTTTCTACGCCTACTTCGTTCTTACCAAGCAG gaCTACATTTATCCTCACGCTAAGGACAGGCAGTTCCTCCACTACTTCTACCGCAAATCCAAAAAGCAGCGTTTTAATGTGGAACAATACAACAAGCTCAAAGACGACCTAGCAGAG GCAGAAGAATCCCTGAGGCGTCTGCGCCAACCTCTGCGCCTGAGGCTTCCCATCCAGGAAATCAACGACAAGGACTGA
- the MCUB gene encoding calcium uniporter regulatory subunit MCUb, mitochondrial isoform X1 → MLAGLRRALRSGGRQLPALLGRRDGCPPPSAPQVRLWRHTGGWRGREGKPYSTLVPSDEVTINYRHGLPVITLMLPSRSERCQFTVKPVVTTVGAFLQDVQREDKGIERAEVFATDGSKVSDATLMEVLLKNDFKLVINNTAYSVSPPVKDKLSSEHATDVEDIKSLVHRLFVALHLEDHQIRKERELLQKLDHLKEQLLPLEQMKARIMESADAKTSRLLWVGLALMSTQGGALAWLTWWVYSWDIMEPVTYFITYGSAMAFYAYFVLTKQDYIYPHAKDRQFLHYFYRKSKKQRFNVEQYNKLKDDLAEAEESLRRLRQPLRLRLPIQEINDKD, encoded by the exons GTGAGGCTCTGGAGGCACACCGGAGGTTGGAGGGGCCGGGAAGGAAAGCCTTACAGCACGCTGGTGCCATCTGATG AAGTAACTATTAATTACAGACATGGTCTTCCTGTGATAACTCTTATGCTGCCCTCAAGAAGTGAACGCTGTCAGTTCACTGTCAAGCCAGTAGTGACCACTGTAGGAGCATTCCTGCAGGATGTGCAAAGAGAAGATAAAGGAATTGAGAGAGCTGAAGTCTTTGCAACAG ATGGTAGCAAGGTCTCTGATGCAACCTTAATGGAGGTCTTATTGAAGAATGACTTTAAGCTTGTTATCAACAACACAGCATACAGTGTGTCACCTCCTGTAAAAG ataagCTGAGTAGTGAGCACGCTACTGATGTGGAAGATATCAAATCGTTGGTTCACAGACTGTTTGTGGCTCTACATTTAGAAGATCATCAGAtcaggaaagagagagaattgCTACAGAAGCTGGACCATCTGAAAGAACAGCTGCTGCCTCTTGAACAG atgaAAGCCAGAATCATGGAGAGTGCAGATGCAAAAACCTCCAGGCTTTTATGGGTTGGCCTAGCCCTGATGTCAACTCAGGGGGGAGCGCTGGCATGGCTCACGTGGTGGGTCTACTCGTGGGACATCATGGAGCCAGTCACGTACTTCATCACCTACGGGAGTGCCATGGCTTTCTACGCCTACTTCGTTCTTACCAAGCAG gaCTACATTTATCCTCACGCTAAGGACAGGCAGTTCCTCCACTACTTCTACCGCAAATCCAAAAAGCAGCGTTTTAATGTGGAACAATACAACAAGCTCAAAGACGACCTAGCAGAG GCAGAAGAATCCCTGAGGCGTCTGCGCCAACCTCTGCGCCTGAGGCTTCCCATCCAGGAAATCAACGACAAGGACTGA